A genomic region of Fodinisporobacter ferrooxydans contains the following coding sequences:
- a CDS encoding prepilin peptidase has product MYINLLELDYIQKIYIIILSLFIGSFLNVVALRIPKGESIVSPPSRCTSCGHRLGWLDLIPVLSFVFLRGRCRYCGDRVSPFYAVFELLALIGAWILYDHFGMNWEFPVGFFYICVLLVITITDLKYMRIPDKIVFPSMGAMLLLRLLIHPLPYWQYILGFFAGGLLLLLIALVSRGGMGGGDVKLFAFIGLSIGLYQMLLGFFFACLLGSIFGLIFIRLGIYKRKSPIPFGPYIAMGCFVAYLWGTQLWEMYAAVF; this is encoded by the coding sequence GTGTATATCAATTTATTAGAATTAGATTATATTCAAAAAATTTATATTATCATCCTTTCCCTTTTCATAGGCTCATTTCTGAACGTTGTCGCATTGCGCATACCAAAAGGCGAGTCAATCGTTTCACCGCCTTCCCGCTGCACATCATGCGGGCATCGATTGGGATGGCTCGACTTGATTCCCGTACTCAGCTTCGTATTCTTGCGCGGTCGCTGCCGATATTGCGGCGATCGCGTATCGCCTTTCTATGCCGTATTTGAGCTGCTTGCGTTGATTGGCGCATGGATTTTGTACGATCATTTCGGTATGAATTGGGAATTTCCCGTCGGTTTTTTTTATATTTGTGTACTGCTCGTGATTACCATTACAGACCTGAAGTACATGCGGATTCCCGATAAAATTGTGTTCCCGAGTATGGGGGCCATGCTTCTGTTGCGTCTGTTGATCCATCCGCTTCCATACTGGCAATATATCCTCGGCTTTTTTGCCGGCGGACTGCTGCTGTTGCTGATTGCACTTGTCAGCCGCGGAGGAATGGGGGGCGGAGATGTAAAATTATTTGCCTTTATTGGATTGTCGATTGGACTCTACCAAATGCTGCTCGGCTTTTTCTTTGCATGTCTTTTAGGATCAATTTTCGGTTTGATTTTCATCCGACTCGGTATATACAAACGAAAGTCTCCCATTCCATTTGGACCCTATATCGCCATGGGCTGTTTTGTCGCATATCTGTGGGGGACGCAGTTGTGGGAAATGTATGCAGCTGTTTTCTAG
- a CDS encoding type IV pilus twitching motility protein PilT, which translates to MAVYDIHELLQQAFVRKASDLHMTVGAPPTLRIHGSLKAVGETPLQPSDTLEILKQIVSNEQLHNFHEAGELDFSYGVPNVSRFRINAFRQRSCVSLSVRVVPTRIPTMEELNLPAVLKQFAYRPQGLLLVTGPTGSGKSTTLASLIDLINRTQRKHIITLEDPIEYLHKHQMCLVDQREVGFDTRSFASGLRAALRQDPDVVLVGEMRDLETIQTAITAAETGHLVFATLHTSDAPQTIDRIIDVFPAYQQQQIRIQLASVLVGIVAQRLIPMANGDGRVGAYEILANTNAIANLIRSEKVHQIRSMMQTGRSQGMQTMDMHLRELVSRGIISEASAKDSSPTYAESRL; encoded by the coding sequence GTGGCAGTTTACGATATTCACGAGCTTTTGCAGCAAGCATTTGTAAGAAAGGCGTCAGATCTGCATATGACCGTTGGCGCACCGCCCACGTTGCGAATCCATGGTTCGCTGAAAGCAGTTGGGGAAACGCCTTTGCAGCCATCCGATACGTTAGAAATATTGAAACAAATCGTATCAAACGAACAATTGCACAATTTCCATGAAGCGGGAGAGCTGGACTTTTCCTATGGGGTACCCAACGTATCCCGTTTTCGGATCAACGCATTTCGGCAGCGGAGTTGTGTCAGTCTCTCCGTCCGGGTTGTGCCGACACGCATTCCGACAATGGAAGAATTGAATCTGCCGGCTGTTTTAAAACAATTCGCCTATCGTCCGCAGGGGCTTTTGCTCGTAACAGGGCCTACGGGCAGCGGGAAATCGACAACGTTGGCGTCTTTGATCGATTTGATCAACCGCACGCAGCGCAAGCACATCATTACATTGGAAGATCCGATTGAGTATTTGCACAAACATCAGATGTGTCTGGTGGATCAGCGGGAAGTCGGTTTTGATACGAGATCTTTCGCATCCGGATTGCGTGCTGCGTTGCGCCAAGATCCGGATGTGGTGCTCGTGGGCGAGATGCGCGACTTGGAGACGATTCAAACTGCCATCACGGCAGCGGAAACAGGCCACCTGGTGTTTGCGACATTGCATACCAGCGACGCACCGCAGACGATTGACCGCATCATCGATGTATTTCCGGCGTATCAGCAACAGCAAATACGAATCCAATTGGCTTCCGTATTGGTCGGAATTGTGGCACAGCGATTGATTCCCATGGCGAATGGCGATGGACGGGTGGGAGCCTATGAAATTCTTGCAAACACAAATGCGATTGCAAACTTGATCCGCTCGGAAAAAGTTCACCAGATTCGCTCCATGATGCAGACAGGGCGCAGTCAAGGCATGCAGACAATGGACATGCATTTGCGGGAACTTGTGAGCCGCGGCATCATCAGTGAAGCGAGCGCGAAAGACAGCAGCCCGACGTATGCGGAAAGTCGGCTTTAA
- a CDS encoding PilN domain-containing protein produces MEINLLPKKEPKFQFAWFFWGLSVLSIVFATGLFWRMHTQLVQEQSDLQQKYTQLTQQQSLLLAQRNVADPRFQKLKQFQDEIAKLKKGQTDWEARLNDLASHMPKAAVIHSISYQAPDISIDGQIDSLKTAAQFSEALKKLNWVLDVSLTTVSNAGKDNAQQGNAAAGNISQANAYSQTLRDTFHMTIQTKDIATNDQLKGAQK; encoded by the coding sequence ATGGAAATAAATTTACTGCCTAAAAAAGAACCGAAATTTCAGTTTGCCTGGTTTTTTTGGGGGCTGTCTGTCCTGTCAATCGTATTCGCAACCGGATTGTTTTGGCGCATGCATACACAGTTGGTTCAAGAACAATCGGATCTCCAACAGAAATACACGCAATTGACGCAACAACAATCATTGCTCTTGGCACAGCGAAATGTTGCAGATCCGAGATTCCAAAAGTTAAAACAGTTTCAGGATGAAATTGCAAAACTTAAAAAAGGCCAAACCGATTGGGAAGCACGTTTAAACGATTTGGCTTCGCACATGCCAAAAGCGGCTGTCATCCATTCGATTTCATACCAGGCTCCCGATATTTCGATAGATGGCCAAATCGATTCATTGAAAACGGCCGCCCAGTTTTCGGAAGCGCTCAAGAAATTAAACTGGGTGCTGGATGTGTCATTGACGACCGTATCGAATGCAGGCAAAGACAATGCACAGCAAGGGAACGCCGCGGCAGGGAATATTTCGCAAGCAAACGCGTATTCACAAACATTGCGGGATACATTTCATATGACAATCCAAACGAAAGATATTGCAACAAATGATCAGCTAAAAGGAGCACAGAAATGA
- the murC gene encoding UDP-N-acetylmuramate--L-alanine ligase, with the protein MNQSQHVHFIGIGGYGMSAIANVMLDLGYKVSGSDVAQKDLTDQLVMRGATVYIGHAARHVEGADFVVYSTALSGDNVELMAAQANNIPVLHRAQALAQLMNEKSGVAVAGAHGKTTTTSMISYVMEYCGVDPTFLVGGVVSDLGVNAKAGKGEYLVAEADESDGTFLYYRPKIGVVTNIEADHLENYDSSFEKLKQAYRQFLSHIRPDGLAVVCIDDEHIREFLPSLTTRIATYGLTESGDMTATEIQLIDRGSRSIIRYKGERLGELALSIPGLHNISNALACTIVCLEAGLEFERIAEALRHFHGAKRRFQVLSDKQDVLVIDDYAHHPTEIRATIDAARATGKRIVAVFQPQRYTRTFLLFDAFSKAFAAADEVVITNIYSPAGEQQIEGVTSERLTEFIHKNSNTNVRFLPTKDDVYDYLVDRVRTGDLVLTMGAGDIWKVAYRLAKEFESGWTPAAVEA; encoded by the coding sequence GTGAACCAGTCACAACATGTCCACTTTATCGGGATCGGCGGCTATGGAATGAGCGCGATCGCCAATGTCATGCTCGATCTCGGTTATAAAGTATCTGGTTCGGATGTGGCACAGAAGGATTTAACCGACCAACTAGTGATGCGAGGTGCCACCGTCTATATTGGACACGCGGCTCGGCACGTAGAGGGTGCGGATTTTGTGGTGTATTCCACTGCACTCTCCGGTGACAATGTAGAGCTGATGGCCGCACAAGCAAACAACATACCGGTTTTACACCGTGCACAGGCGTTGGCACAATTGATGAACGAGAAATCCGGGGTAGCTGTGGCAGGAGCACATGGGAAAACCACGACTACGTCGATGATTTCCTATGTCATGGAATATTGCGGTGTCGATCCGACATTTCTCGTAGGCGGCGTGGTTTCCGACCTGGGTGTCAATGCCAAAGCGGGAAAAGGCGAATACTTAGTCGCAGAAGCAGATGAGAGCGACGGGACGTTTTTGTATTATCGTCCCAAAATCGGTGTCGTGACAAATATCGAAGCAGATCATTTGGAAAACTACGACAGCAGTTTTGAGAAATTAAAACAGGCATATCGCCAATTTTTAAGTCATATTCGACCGGATGGATTGGCGGTCGTCTGCATTGATGATGAACACATTCGCGAATTTTTGCCGTCCCTGACGACCCGTATCGCCACATATGGCCTTACGGAAAGCGGGGACATGACGGCAACGGAGATTCAATTGATCGACCGCGGTTCCCGCTCCATCATCCGCTATAAAGGCGAGCGCCTGGGAGAGTTGGCGCTGTCGATCCCGGGGCTGCATAACATTTCAAATGCGCTTGCTTGTACGATCGTTTGCCTGGAAGCGGGACTTGAATTTGAACGAATTGCCGAAGCTCTTCGTCATTTCCATGGAGCCAAACGCCGCTTTCAAGTGTTAAGCGACAAGCAGGATGTTCTGGTGATCGACGATTACGCACATCATCCGACAGAAATACGGGCGACCATTGACGCTGCCAGGGCGACTGGCAAACGGATTGTCGCCGTCTTCCAGCCGCAGCGATATACCCGGACATTTTTGCTTTTTGACGCATTTTCCAAAGCGTTTGCGGCAGCAGATGAAGTCGTGATCACAAATATTTACTCACCGGCCGGCGAGCAGCAAATCGAAGGCGTCACGTCCGAGCGCCTGACCGAATTTATTCATAAAAACAGCAATACAAATGTACGCTTTTTACCGACCAAAGATGACGTGTACGACTATCTGGTAGATCGCGTACGCACAGGCGATCTTGTGCTTACAATGGGTGCGGGCGACATCTGGAAAGTGGCATACCGCCTGGCAAAAGAGTTTGAGTCTGGATGGACTCCGGCAGCGGTGGAAGCGTAG
- a CDS encoding type II secretion system F family protein → MLREQGKQVILEVQEVKETIWNKDIELRSNKVKAKDFVVFCRQFATLIRASVPIVDSLVILKEQTESKALKKALEVVTEEVAEGRQLSQCLAGQGKTFPTIFINLVRAGEMSGTLDDVLDRLAIYMEKQQNTTEKIKGALTYPLVLMVMSIGVAIFLLVKVIPTFVNIFHSQHLTLPLATRIVLAVSAFFIDRWYVLVLLLIACICGFLYVTRSQRGHFLLDYAKLKLPIFGKMFQKAVIARAMRTLATLFKSAVPTLQALQITSRVVENDVIGELLLEARESVRNGASLVQPFRNHWAIPPLVAQMISIGEQTGTIDEMFAKIADFYEADVEAMVEKLRPLIEPLMIVFMTAIVGVIVLAAILPMFSLYQNMGSMQ, encoded by the coding sequence TTGTTAAGAGAGCAAGGCAAGCAAGTCATACTCGAAGTGCAGGAAGTAAAAGAAACGATCTGGAACAAAGACATCGAGCTTCGCAGCAACAAGGTGAAAGCAAAAGACTTTGTCGTATTTTGCCGTCAGTTCGCCACGTTGATTCGGGCTAGTGTTCCAATTGTAGATTCATTGGTCATTTTAAAGGAACAAACGGAAAGCAAAGCATTAAAGAAAGCATTGGAAGTTGTCACGGAAGAGGTAGCGGAAGGCCGACAATTGTCCCAGTGTTTAGCCGGTCAAGGCAAGACGTTTCCAACGATTTTTATCAATCTTGTACGAGCCGGGGAAATGAGCGGTACGCTGGATGACGTATTGGACCGATTGGCGATCTATATGGAAAAGCAGCAAAACACGACAGAGAAGATCAAAGGCGCATTGACATACCCGCTTGTGCTGATGGTCATGTCCATCGGTGTGGCAATCTTTCTGTTAGTCAAAGTGATCCCGACGTTTGTGAATATTTTTCACTCTCAACATCTGACTCTCCCATTGGCAACCCGAATTGTTTTGGCAGTGTCCGCTTTTTTCATCGACCGTTGGTACGTGCTGGTATTGCTGTTGATCGCTTGTATCTGCGGATTTCTATATGTGACCAGATCCCAGCGAGGGCATTTCCTGCTGGATTATGCAAAGTTGAAATTGCCGATCTTCGGGAAAATGTTTCAGAAAGCGGTGATTGCAAGGGCGATGCGAACGCTTGCTACGTTATTCAAAAGCGCCGTGCCAACGCTGCAGGCATTGCAAATCACCAGCCGGGTCGTAGAAAATGATGTGATTGGCGAGCTGTTGCTGGAAGCGCGGGAAAGTGTGCGGAACGGTGCGTCACTGGTACAGCCGTTTCGGAACCATTGGGCGATTCCGCCATTGGTCGCGCAGATGATATCCATTGGCGAGCAGACCGGTACCATCGATGAAATGTTTGCCAAAATTGCAGACTTCTATGAAGCGGATGTGGAAGCAATGGTGGAGAAGCTGAGGCCGTTGATCGAACCGTTGATGATTGTATTCATGACCGCGATTGTGGGGGTGATCGTACTGGCGGCCATACTGCCGATGTTCTCGTTGTATCAGAATATGGGGAGCATGCAGTAG
- a CDS encoding GspE/PulE family protein, which translates to MARKRIGDLLVEAGLLTPEKLQQALQEQKQGKEKLGDLLISKGYITEQQLIEVLEFQLGIPHVQLSRYKIEPSIANIIPERLANMYQVIPIRKESNKLIVAMKDPLDYYAIDDLRMSTGFLIEPVIASKDDVQRAINRYYSMQESLQEMIQTTQQTDTLQDTEAANDDSPVVRTVNQLIIQAVQMRASDIHIDPQSDSVRIRYRIDGILRTEQELPKHLQSVISARIKVLSSLNLSERRLPQDGRFQMEVDFRTIDLRVSTLPTAHGEKIVLRILDVKHAINQLEQLGFHEGNLQSFRKLLANSHGMLLITGPTGSGKTSTLYAGLTQLNHEDVNIITVEDPIEYQMDGINQVQVNVQTGMTFAKGLRAILRQDPNIVMVGEIRDLETAEIAVRAALTGHLVLSTLHTNDAVSTITRLIDMGIEPFMVASSLSGVVAQRLVRKICPECAARYTPKQEELEILKAYGLAADGMRIGRGCSTCNRTGFRGRMAIHEVFAMDDVLRRLVMQRQSDAVYREHVTQHGMHTMFHDGLIKVSQGLTTMTEIYRVTTME; encoded by the coding sequence TTGGCAAGAAAACGTATTGGTGATTTGCTTGTCGAAGCTGGTTTATTGACACCGGAAAAGTTGCAGCAAGCACTGCAAGAGCAAAAACAAGGGAAAGAAAAGCTGGGCGATTTACTGATTTCGAAAGGATACATAACGGAGCAGCAACTGATTGAAGTGTTGGAGTTCCAATTGGGGATTCCGCATGTCCAGTTGTCCCGGTACAAGATCGAACCGTCAATTGCCAATATCATTCCGGAACGGCTGGCAAACATGTACCAAGTGATTCCAATTCGCAAAGAAAGCAACAAATTGATCGTAGCGATGAAGGACCCTCTGGATTATTATGCGATTGACGATTTGCGGATGAGTACCGGCTTTCTGATCGAACCGGTCATCGCCAGCAAAGACGATGTACAGCGGGCGATTAATCGCTACTATAGCATGCAAGAGTCGCTGCAGGAGATGATTCAGACTACACAGCAGACAGACACGCTGCAGGATACGGAAGCAGCGAATGATGATTCCCCGGTTGTCCGCACGGTGAATCAATTGATCATTCAGGCAGTACAAATGCGGGCGAGCGATATACACATCGATCCCCAATCGGACAGCGTGCGGATCCGGTATCGCATCGACGGCATATTGCGAACGGAGCAAGAGTTGCCGAAGCATCTGCAATCGGTGATTTCTGCCCGGATTAAAGTGTTGTCAAGCCTCAATCTATCAGAACGGCGGCTGCCGCAAGATGGCAGATTCCAAATGGAAGTAGATTTTCGGACGATCGATTTGCGTGTTTCCACACTGCCGACAGCACATGGAGAAAAAATCGTCTTGCGGATCCTGGATGTGAAACATGCGATCAATCAATTGGAGCAGCTGGGATTTCACGAAGGGAATTTGCAGAGTTTCCGCAAATTGTTGGCGAATTCCCACGGCATGCTGTTGATTACCGGGCCGACGGGCAGCGGGAAAACTTCCACTTTGTACGCCGGACTTACCCAGTTGAACCATGAAGATGTCAATATCATTACAGTGGAAGATCCGATTGAATATCAAATGGATGGAATCAATCAAGTGCAAGTGAACGTTCAGACTGGCATGACGTTTGCGAAAGGCTTGCGGGCGATTTTGCGGCAAGACCCGAACATTGTCATGGTAGGGGAAATCCGGGATTTGGAGACGGCTGAGATTGCGGTTCGGGCTGCATTGACCGGGCACCTGGTGTTAAGCACATTGCATACGAACGATGCGGTAAGCACCATTACCCGCCTGATCGATATGGGAATCGAGCCGTTTATGGTGGCCTCGTCATTAAGCGGCGTCGTCGCCCAACGCCTGGTCAGAAAAATTTGCCCGGAATGCGCCGCTCGCTATACACCCAAGCAAGAAGAGCTGGAGATTCTCAAGGCATATGGATTGGCGGCGGATGGGATGCGGATCGGCCGTGGATGCAGTACATGCAATCGGACGGGATTTCGCGGACGGATGGCGATTCACGAAGTATTTGCGATGGATGATGTGCTGCGCCGTCTCGTCATGCAGCGGCAGTCCGATGCGGTATATCGGGAACATGTGACACAGCATGGCATGCATACGATGTTTCACGATGGGTTAATCAAAGTATCCCAGGGATTGACCACAATGACAGAAATCTATCGCGTGACGACGATGGAGTAG
- the pilO gene encoding type 4a pilus biogenesis protein PilO encodes MKAVFNNLKLAIFVYLFVLLICTLLFVYVPKRLQSQVETLQQSVQSKQLLVNALRSQPQKKEFVMPKDAQTLLQQLPSDPQVDRLLVQLNDLFNQTGVQFESISLQNGSDSQSTNEVQRLLNGATGQGKQSQPSNQQQNKQQTANGTAQKNSNANDSQNVKSVTFNLSLNGAYYPMLDFLYQLVHTERLLHVDSIHISHQQGAAASNYPQFSVPSSSVQQAPAQRNSQTSNQPQKQPAQPGNTNGNSPNANSAKLQSSQGQATINPILQSLLANAMRSPNQIQSSQNGAGLPNTQPFLPAAEPNIDNVSVTMTLTAFYMPDASFLGSLPEIPIYPSQQRKNPFVP; translated from the coding sequence ATGAAAGCTGTTTTCAACAATTTGAAACTGGCGATATTTGTATATCTGTTCGTGCTTCTGATTTGTACGCTTCTTTTTGTATACGTGCCAAAAAGGTTGCAATCACAGGTGGAGACGCTGCAACAATCGGTTCAATCGAAGCAGCTTCTGGTGAATGCATTGCGTTCCCAGCCGCAGAAAAAAGAGTTTGTCATGCCGAAAGATGCGCAAACATTGTTGCAACAATTGCCCTCGGACCCACAAGTAGATCGGTTGCTCGTTCAATTAAATGATTTGTTTAACCAGACCGGAGTACAATTTGAATCGATTTCTTTGCAAAATGGATCTGATTCGCAAAGCACAAATGAAGTACAGCGGTTGTTGAATGGCGCAACAGGACAGGGCAAACAATCACAGCCATCCAATCAGCAACAAAATAAACAGCAAACTGCCAATGGAACCGCTCAAAAAAACAGCAATGCGAACGATTCACAAAATGTTAAATCGGTTACGTTCAATCTTTCTTTAAACGGCGCATATTATCCGATGTTGGATTTTCTTTATCAATTGGTGCATACAGAACGATTGTTGCATGTGGATTCGATTCATATTTCCCATCAGCAGGGCGCGGCGGCTTCGAATTACCCGCAATTTTCGGTACCGTCAAGTTCCGTGCAACAAGCGCCTGCGCAAAGGAATTCGCAAACATCGAATCAGCCGCAAAAGCAACCAGCACAACCTGGAAATACAAATGGAAATTCTCCAAATGCCAATTCGGCTAAACTGCAATCCAGTCAAGGACAAGCAACGATCAATCCAATCCTGCAGTCACTTTTGGCGAATGCGATGCGTTCTCCAAATCAAATACAGTCATCTCAGAATGGAGCCGGTCTGCCGAATACACAACCGTTCCTGCCGGCTGCTGAACCAAACATAGATAATGTATCTGTCACGATGACGCTCACAGCGTTTTATATGCCGGATGCATCCTTCTTGGGGAGTCTGCCGGAGATTCCAATTTATCCGTCGCAACAGCGGAAAAATCCGTTTGTTCCTTAA
- a CDS encoding type II secretion system protein, translating into MKETFMEKLKRKAREILSGEQGVTLIELLAVVVILAIIAAVAVPAVMGNFSSAKANTDLQNEKIIVDAITRSIIDYDQTNGNNITDLANSASATSALGSGGTVDITTTGTADSQIYVFGTVGGTANKAGTITLNGNYLNQIPVPQAPAGKQTTTFSIGANTYTITESSTAGQWTIKQN; encoded by the coding sequence ATGAAAGAAACATTTATGGAAAAATTGAAAAGAAAAGCAAGAGAAATACTCAGTGGCGAGCAAGGCGTGACGCTCATTGAATTATTGGCGGTTGTTGTGATCCTGGCGATTATTGCGGCTGTGGCTGTGCCGGCAGTGATGGGGAACTTTAGCAGTGCGAAGGCAAATACGGATTTGCAAAACGAAAAAATTATCGTTGATGCGATTACTCGTTCGATTATTGACTACGATCAAACTAATGGAAATAATATTACAGACTTAGCAAATAGTGCGTCTGCAACTTCAGCATTAGGTTCCGGTGGTACAGTTGATATAACTACAACAGGGACAGCTGATTCTCAAATATATGTTTTTGGTACCGTCGGCGGTACTGCTAATAAAGCTGGTACAATTACTTTAAATGGAAATTATTTAAATCAAATTCCAGTCCCACAAGCACCAGCCGGAAAACAAACGACAACATTTTCGATTGGTGCAAACACTTATACAATTACAGAAAGTTCAACTGCTGGTCAATGGACTATTAAACAAAATTAA
- the pilM gene encoding type IV pilus biogenesis protein PilM has product MIFGKTACIGIEITDSDIHAVEVVRAKNRVQILRALEIPLEAGIVVDGDVQQPEELGFLLREQFKLANLKAKIVRVVVPSRYVVIRQISMPKISKHDIRQAIAFELEHSIHLPFDESVFDFVKLNIPSEGASGTDVSDEDSIMNRSEADFRDPYIVVAASKEIVERMVQAVETADRKVKTVDVRALSLYRLYTFSNQNASNETILFVDIAEAGTDIHIFRNGFLLFTRNVPLPLDNYRKHESQTFYLEPAAKSEQMRAGDAALTIDALLFAQDLAYEIERSINFYQYTLNNRDQYVSRLILSGNVFEPQVLTEYFKSRLDLEVNLISSRQMVWQEGEYNDETFRKHAVAIGLAIREDKRTWK; this is encoded by the coding sequence GTGATTTTTGGGAAAACAGCATGTATCGGCATCGAGATTACAGACAGTGACATTCATGCTGTGGAAGTTGTCCGCGCCAAAAACCGTGTACAGATTTTACGCGCATTGGAGATCCCGCTGGAAGCTGGCATTGTCGTAGATGGGGATGTACAGCAGCCGGAGGAATTGGGCTTTCTTTTGCGTGAACAATTCAAACTGGCGAACCTGAAAGCAAAGATCGTACGGGTGGTCGTACCCAGCCGCTATGTAGTCATCCGCCAAATATCGATGCCGAAAATTTCGAAACATGACATTCGGCAAGCCATTGCGTTTGAATTGGAACATTCCATTCATTTGCCGTTTGATGAAAGTGTGTTTGATTTTGTTAAATTGAACATTCCGTCAGAAGGTGCATCCGGCACAGATGTGTCGGATGAAGATTCTATCATGAATCGGAGTGAAGCTGATTTCCGGGATCCTTATATCGTTGTAGCGGCATCTAAAGAGATTGTTGAACGAATGGTACAAGCTGTCGAAACGGCGGATCGAAAAGTAAAAACAGTTGATGTACGTGCGCTCTCTTTGTATCGTTTATATACGTTTTCCAATCAAAACGCTTCCAATGAAACGATTCTTTTTGTGGATATTGCAGAAGCTGGAACAGATATTCATATTTTTCGCAATGGATTCTTATTATTCACACGAAATGTACCGTTGCCGTTGGATAATTATCGAAAACATGAGAGTCAAACCTTTTACCTTGAACCTGCAGCCAAATCCGAACAGATGCGTGCGGGCGATGCGGCACTGACCATTGATGCCTTATTGTTTGCACAGGACTTGGCATATGAAATCGAGCGCTCCATTAATTTTTACCAATATACGCTAAACAATCGGGATCAATATGTGAGCCGGCTGATACTGTCCGGCAACGTGTTTGAACCACAGGTGCTGACGGAATATTTCAAAAGCCGACTGGACCTGGAAGTAAACTTGATTTCCTCCCGCCAGATGGTTTGGCAGGAAGGCGAATATAATGACGAGACATTTCGCAAACATGCAGTCGCGATTGGACTTGCCATACGTGAGGATAAACGTACATGGAAATAA